The Macaca nemestrina isolate mMacNem1 chromosome 15, mMacNem.hap1, whole genome shotgun sequence genome segment TTACACATAAGCAAACTGAGGCACACGGTAATAAAGCTGTTTTTCCAGGTTACGAGGCAAATGGGTAGAGCTGGGACTGGGAACCTGGGTGGCCAGGAAGGGATCACCTCTCAGCACGTGTGTGTGGGAGAGTGGTTGTTTGCCAATGACCAGTTGCAACTACtccaacaaaaaaagtccccggggctgtgcgcagtggctcacgtctgtagtcccagcactttgggaggccaaggtgggcagatcacttgaggccggagtttgagaccagcctgaacatggcaaaaccctgtccttactaaaaaatacaaaaattaggccagtgcggtggctcacgcctgtaatcccagcactttgggagggtgaggagggccgatcacaaggttaagagatcaagaccatcctggctagcgtggcgaaaccctgtctctactaaaagtacaaaaattagctgggtgtggtggctcacacctgtagtcccagccactcgggaggctgaggcagaagaattgcttgaacccaggaggcagaggttgcagtgagccgagattgtcccacagcactgggtgacagagcaagactctgtctccaaaaaaaaaaaaaaaaaaaaaaaaaaaagggtatttcTTTGcaaggcgcagtggttcacacctataatcctggtgctttgggaggctgaggcagaaggcccacttgaggctaggagttcaaaactggcctgggagacacagtgagatcccatccctacaaaaaattttaaattttaaaaatcagcctggcatggaggaatgcacctgtggtcccagctactcaggaggctgaggtgtgaggatcgcttgagcctgagagatcaaggctgcagtgagctaggactggatcactgcactgcactccaggctgggcaacagagttaagaccctatctcaaaaacaacaataacgaCAAAAAGTATGCCGTGTGCCAGGCATAGGAGATCCAGAGGAGAACAAGCCGCAGAAATCCCTGCCCTGATGGAGCTTACAGTTCTGGGACAGGGACAGACAGTAATTCGGGTTTTGAAAGTAGATGGTGGAAGTTGTCCAAGGCTGCTTGGGGAGAAATAAGGTAGGGGAAGGAGCAGGAAGTGCAGCAGTGGATGTGATACTCTGGGAGGCCACACTGGGAAAAGGACAGGAAAGGTGATttgaaggagaggaggagggacgAGCTGGGCCTGAGAGAAGTGTGCTCTGGCAGAGGCACAGCACTCTAGAATCAGCCAAGAGGCCATAGCTGGAGCAGAGGGCAGGGAGAGCCACCGAACAGGTCAGAGAATGATGGAACGACGTGGACGGACCAGCGTGGAAAGGTTTGGAAGGGTGGATCACTCCATTGCCGAGAGGGAGGGAGGCGTGGGGAGAAAAGCAAAATGCACATCAAGGTTCAGCAGGGGCAGCacaggcagaggtgagaggaccTTGGTGTGTTCCAGGAATAGAAAGTGGAACTTGAAGGGCACAGAGAGGAGACGCGGAGAGCCGGAGCCAGGCAGAGCCCTCAGGGCTTGGGGCACCATAGCAGGGGGCTAGAACATCATCCAGCTGGAAATgaggaggcaaggaaggattgtAAGtgagggggcagggctgggaggtgAATGCGGCTGACACGTTTGAAAGGTtctaatgggccgggcgcggttgctcacgcctgtaatctcagcacttttggaggcccaggcaggtggatcaccttaggtcaggagttcaagaccagcctggccaacgtggtaaaaccctgtctctactaaaaaagtacaaaacttagctaggtgtggtggtgcacacctgtaatcccagctacttgggaggctgaggcaggagaatcgcttgaacacgggaggtgggagttgcagtgagctgagatcatgccactgtactccagcctgggtgacagaatgagactcttatctccctccccgcccccccaaaaaaagaaagaaagaaaggttctCAGTGGCATTTCCGGAGAGCAGGCTGGCAGGGTTATGCAGTGGgtagagagggacagagaggaaaGTTGGGGCAACCTGGGGCGGGGGAAAGCGGTAATCTAGAGTGGGGTCTCAGTTCTGCAGATGAACAGATTTGACACTGACTCGAGAGGCTGATGAAATAGGAGCTGTTGGACCCGATGTGGGTGGGAAGGTGGAAATGATGTTCCCAGGTGTTTGttggcctggctcagtgggtGGCTGCTGGTGCTGGTCACCTAGGAAGGGGGACCAGCAGCGTTGGAAAGATGCACGTGTGTCTACAACAATGGCACACGGTAGGTGCCTGAAAGGGTATCAGTTAAATCAGAACACATCCCCCCAGTCTATTTTACCGATGAGAAAATAAAGGCTCAGATAAATTGAGTGACTGAGGCCTTACAGGCCTAAGGTTGCATAGCTAGTGGTACCTTGTCCAGTTCGGAGAACTCGATCCGTTCCTCCAGGGTGCAGCTCCGGCCGATGGGCGAGATGTTCAGCATGCCATTCCGGAACTCAATGAAGGTTCCACTGGTGGTGAGGGAGAGCGGGAGCCAGAGAGAACCAGAACGGCCCTGAATTCAAATCTAGCCCCACCTGGGACCCCAGCCTCCTAGGACTCCAAAGGGGAAAATAATCCACACTCCCAGTAAAAAATCAGGGGCCCAGGTATCTCCAGGCTCCCTCTGAGGGACCCACACTTCTCCTCCCTCAGGCCCCAGGTTCTGGAGACCAGGCTGGTGGGACCTCACCGCTTCTTGGGCAGCCTGAGCAGGGCCATGTAGCTGAGGCAGAAGTTGATCAAGTCCTGCAGCAGCTCCTCCCCCAGGTGGTTCTGGATGGTCTGGCCAAGGAACACAGGGCTCTGAGCGTGGCCTAGGCTGCCTGACCCGGAGACAGGCACAGTGTCTCTCCCCCAGCCCCGGACGGAAGGCACCCTTGGACTGCTCCACTATGGAAAAGCGGGGTGCCCCTGGCTAAGCCCTGGGGGACACTGACCTGCTTGGAGAGCAGTCGTCCGTGCTTATATTGCACTGTCCCGTTCTCAGCAAACACATAATCAAACTTCTCAATGACTTCGGGGTCACATAGAGGACAGGAGGAAGAAAGGCTGTGACACCAGGTCTGTGATCCCATAGGCAAGTAAAGAGACAGGAAGCCCACACCCTCGGTTTCGTATTCAAAGGACATGTGTTCAATCTGAGGCTGCAACCTGCTTCTCCAGCCTTTCTCCTTCTGCAGTTTGGTTTTCTTCCAAAGAAGCCAGTCACACCTGTGGGCCTCTGCACACAGGCATCCATGCAGGTCCTTCTGTCAGGACCGCCCTCCCCTGGCTTCCCTGCCACTCATCCTCCAAGATCCAGCGTCCTCCTCTGGAAGCCATGCAGCACTCTCTGGCAGAGGGCATCATTTACACTCTGTGCTCCCCTGCCCCTCTGCAGACGAGCTTCCTTCTGCTCTACAGCTGCCACCGCACTGGGTTCTCAAGGCTGGCTGCATGGGAGAGTTGGAGGTCTCAGCTCTGGCTGCCAGGAGAAGCAGCTGgagtgggtgggaggtgggaggcgCAGGGAGCACAGCTCAGAGGCTGTTGCGGCGTCTGGGTGGCACGTGGTTACCTAGACTATGAAGGCATGGTGGAGATGGAGACAGAGGGGACAGGGAGATATTCTGGGGTTTGCTGATGGAATAAACAAGAGgtggggaaaaggaaaaattcGAGGAAGTTTCTGGCTTGAGGAACTGGAGGCACCCACTTTGACTGGTCTGAGACCAGGAGCTCTGAGGTCCAATCAATTTTCTGGATAACTTCAGAGTCGTCCTCTGTTAAATGGGATGATCACGCCTACTCTAAAGTGTGATTGTGGGGATTAAATGCAATGGAATAACATTAACACATGATCATTTTTGACAAATGGTAGCCATCATTGgttctgcccttttttttttttggaagcagagcctcattctgtcacccaggctggagtgcagtggcctgatcttggctcactgcaacctccaccactcaggttcaagcgattctcctgcctcaacctcccgagtagctgggattgcaggcacgtgccaccatacccagctaattttttgtatttttagtagagacggggtttcaccatgttgggcacgctggtcttgaactcctgatctcaagtaatccacctgccttggcctcccaaagtgctgggattacaggcgtaagccaccatgccagccagttcagcccattttaaagatgaggaaatcaagactCAGCAGGCAGAAATGAGAATGTAAACTGCATAAGGGCAGGTTTTGCTTGCTTTGTCCCAGCTATTTCTCTAGGGCCTGGCACAATCCCTGGCAATAGGAGGTGCTCAAGTGTTTGTCACATCAGTGAGGGAACTATCTGGCTGCTTTCTCTCTACTTCTGCCCCACAGAAGCAGGACCGGCTCTTTGAAGATGCCCAGGAATCTCTCAAACTCCCCACTCCCTCTACCCCCAGTCTCACTCTTACCTTCATCCCCGTCACCCAGCTGCTCAGCGATCTTAGAGTAGTCAGAGCCGCCCACCACACCGATCTGCACTCTACTTCGCAGCTTCTGCAGGAAGGCGGCCACCTCAGGGTCAATTTTCTATGGGGGGAGAGGGGAAGCATAGCATTCTGGCTTTCAGCATGTCTGGGACCTCCACGTAGCCCTCACTTAGTGCTCAGAACCCAGGGAGCCCACGTTCTAACTGGATCTGAAGCAGTACGAAGCTTAGACACCAAAAATTAGACAGGTTGGGCACcatggctcaggtctgtaatcccaacactttgtgaggccatggcagaaagattgcttgacccaggagttTAGAGCCTAGGCAGCAAAGGAAGACatcgtctctatgaaaaaaaaaaaaaaaatttttttttttttggagacgaacttttgctctgtcgcccaggctggagtgcagtggtgtgatcctggctcactgcaacctccatctcccatgttcaagtgattcttctgccccagcctcctgagtagccaagactacagttgcccaacaccacacccagctaatttttgtatttttagtaaagacggggtttcaccatgttggccagggtggtctcgaactcctgacctcaagtgatctgcccccctcggcctcccaaagtgctgggattacaggcatgagccagtgcgcctggtctttttttttttttttttctgtggtggagtctggctctgtcacccaggctgaagtacagtggtgtgaactcggctcactgaaacctctgcccaggctggaatacaatggcgcaatctcagctcactgcaacttctgcctcccgggttcaagcgattctcctgcctcagcctcctgagtagctgggattacaggtgcctgccaccatgcgcagctaattttttttttttttttaatttttagtggagacagggttttgccaggttggccaggttggtcttgaactcctgacatcaggtgatccacccacctgggcctcccaaagtgctgggattacaggcatgaaccactgcgcccagtccatgcctggctaatttttaaaaattttcggtcgggcgcggtggctcatgcctgtaatcccagcactttgggaagcccaggcgggtggatcacctgaagtcaggagttcgagatcagcccggccaacctggcaaaaccctgtctctacaaaagttaaaaaattagctgggcgtggtggtaggcgcttgtaatcccagctactcaggaggctgaggcaggagaatcgcttgaacccaggaggttgaggttgcagtgagcccagatcacgccatcacattctagcctgggggacaagaacaagactttgtctccaaaaaaaaaaaaaaaattagccaggcatggtggcactcgcctgtagtcccagctactccagaagctgaggcgggacaatcacttgagctcaggagttcgaggctgcagtgagctgtgatggcgccactgcactccagactggctgacaaagcgagaccctgtctctaacaacaacaacaaaatagcatCACAATCAAGTTGATTCTTGAGGAgccaaagaacaacaacaacaaaaatagcccCACAAAACAATGTTTAATATTTGCTCTGGGCAAACAGATCCAGATAAAGGCCTGGAGGAAAGCCACACCACAGTAACCACATTACCTTGGGGAGGGGGGCCAGGCCTGGGATCCTGGTGTAGTCAGAGGGGACTTTACCCTTCTCTGTTAGGTTTTCATTCTTTACCAGGAGAGTGTGATCATGAATATgtgtacaattaaaaattaactttcaaaAGGCACTAAGCACAGAGGCTGGCCCGTAGACAAATTAATAGGCTGTTCTTATTCAGGTTGTTATGTTTGTGGAACAGAAGGTCAGAGGGAGGCGTCAGAACTGCGCCTAGGCCCTGCcacctttgttccagttcttttgtttatttatttgtttgtttgagatggagtttcactcttgttgcccaggctggagtgcgatggcacaatcttggctcactgcaacctctacctcctgggttcaatcgattctcctgcctctgcctcctgagtagctgggactatgggcaggcacatgccaccacacccagctattttttttttttttttggagacagagtctcgctctgtcgcccagactggagtgcaatggcacattctcggttcactgcaacctctgtctctctggttcaagcgattctcctgcctcagcctcccgagcagctgggattacaggtgcatgccaccatgcctagctaattttttgtatttttagtacagacggggtttcaccatattggtcaggctggtcttgaactcctgacattgtgatctgtccacctcggcctcccaaagtgctgggattacaggcatgagtcactgaacccaacctcatttttgtatttttagtagagacagagtttcaccatgttagccaggctggtttcgaattcctgacctcaggtgatccacccacctcggcctcccaaagtgctgggattacaggcatgagccactgcacccagcccacctTCGCTCCAGTCCTGTCATCTTCCTCCAGTCCTGTCATCTTCCTCCCGGACCCACCCCTGCAGGAAGGCAGAGCGGGCTGATTCTTCCTTGAGTCCTCAGGGCCCAAGCCAGGGTAATTTCACCACAGAGGATGGGGAGGGGCATTTGGGACCTAAGAGAGGAGGCTAAGACCTGGGTTCCCATCAGCCACTGCCCAGTAAAGCCCATCCCACTGTTCCCCCACGCTAGGAGACCTGTCGGTTGGTCCTTGAGGCCCCCAGACTGGAGGGTGGGTTACCCACAGGGAGGGCACGAATGAAACCTGCTTACTGATGCATCCAGCTGGTGAGGGGGCTTTTGGGGACTCACTCACAATGAGACCCAGTGGGAGAAAAACTGAGCAGAGGTAAGAGGCTCAACACAGTGAGTCTTTAGAAGAAAACCACACTCTTACCCTCACtatgcctcagtgtcctcacagCAAACAGACTAGGCCTGAAGCCTCTCACCTACGGGTGGGTAGAGCCCATAAACGAATTTGAAAAGAAGCCCTCTCTGCTCCACGACTGGGGGTGGAAGGTAAGGTGGATGATAGGGCTTCAGAAACTAGACTCAGGCCCAGGCCTGCAAAGGTCGGGGTGGGAAGACTCTGAGACCCCCTGTCTCCTACCAGATGGTGACTGACACTTGGCTGCGTGCTTGTGTGCCTGGAACCCCTGTTCAGAAGCCAGCTCTGACCACTGGTGCGTTGTAGGGCTGAACTAGGGTGGGATccccagctcaggaggctggggcctCCGGGAGCCAGGCCCTAGGGGCATGTGAAAGCATCTGGGGACAGAGGGAGCTAGGCCCCTGATCGCAGCCTCTTCCCTCCAGTACTGGATCCTACCCCAACACTCCCAAGCAGAACACAGGCAGGGACGCTGCTGGGGCAGTGACGTGGAGGGCCAGGTCCCCTCACTCCCAGTGGGTGGCCCCGGATGTCAGGGGGCAGGGTACTGCCGCATGCTACACTCGGTCCCGGCGTGTCCACGGTCACTCTGCTGCAGATCCCACACTCAGCCTCGGGGGTGTCCGCGTGACACTCCCGGCGGGAGCTTCCAAACTTCAGGGTCCTACCTGGCGAGCCGGCGTGAGGGTCCCGTCCACGTCAAACAGGCAGAGGACCCGCTCCTTCCTGCGGGATCCCTGGGCGGTGACTGCCATGGCTGCAGCTCCGCGCGCGGGGCGGAGTCTGGAAGATGCAGCCGCAGAAGCAGCGCAGGGATAAGATTCGACAGGGCGGGGCTTTAGGGGGCGGGGCCAGCAGACGGCCTGATTGCGCCGAAGGGGCGTGACCTCGGCGGACCGAAGCGGGGGCGGGGCCTGAGTTGATTCTGATTGCTCCTGGAAGAGGCGGGCGAGGCATAGGGCGGAGCGCAGCCCTCCAGGTTCGATTGGATTCCTCCAAACAAGACGGAGGCGGGGCCTGAGCCTGGGCCCGGCAGGAAGTGAGAGAGTGAACCCGGAAGACAGGGGAGGGGCCCGAATTGGCGGGTTGATAGTGATTGCAACAGGCCGATTAAAGGGCTGGGTCGGGCGGGGCCTCTACCGTACTGTGCAGTGCCTGGTGGGCCAGGCGGGACTAAGAGAGCCGAGGTCGCTCTCCACTCTCACAAGACCTGTGGTCATCTCTTTGCCTTACAAATTTTGAGCTGTAGGAAATCTCCtgagccaggcgctgtggctcacgcctgtaatctcagcagtttgggaggtagaggcgggcggatcacctgaggtcgggagttcgagaccaacctgaccaacatggagaaaccccgtctctactaaatatacaaaattagccgggcgtggtggtgcatgcctgtaatcccagctactcaggaggctgaggcaggagaatcgcttgattccAAAGAAGCCAGAGGTCGCTTTGagcgggaagcagaggttgctgtgagccaagatcgcgccattgcactccagcctgggcaacaacagtgaaactctgcctcaaaaaaaagaaagaaaagaaaagaaaagaaaaagaaatctcctGAAGGCCTTTCTTCAGGCTTTGGACTTTGCCAAATTTCCTTCCCCAAGACCCAGATCTCAGGGTCCACCTCCTTGGAGACCTTCCCagagtcttcctttttttttttttttttttttgagacagagtctcgctctgcccaggctggagtgcagtggtgggatctctgctcactgcaacttccacctcccaggttcaagcgattctcatgcctcagcctcccgagtagctgggactacaggcgtgtgccaccatgcccagctaatttttgtatttttacttatttttattttatttttatttttgagacagggctttatttatttatttatttatttatttatttttgagactgggtctcactctgttacccaggctggagtgcagtggcgcgatctcggctcactgcaacctctgcctcccgggttcaagcgattctcctgcctcagccccccgagtagctgaaactatagatgtgccaccacacccggctaattttttttttttcttcctgagatggagtttcgctcttgttgcccaggttggagtgcaatggtgcgatttcagcttaccacaacctctgcctcccgagtagctgggattacaggcatgcactaccacgcccggctaattttgtatttttagtagagatggggtttcatcatgttagccaggctggtctccaactcctgacctcaggtgatctgcctgcctcagcctcccaaagtgctgggaatgcaaGCGTGAGTTACTGTGGCCAACCAACCTTCCCAGATTATATTCACAAGTATTTAACCATTGCATTGACTTTGGGGTCAGTTCCAGGTTGTCTTCCCGGCTCCACCACTAtgggaccttggacaagtcacttcacctctcagAGGCTTTGtgtcttcacctataaaatgggatgaACACCACCTACTTTGTAGGGTTGTTTttcacatgaaaataaataacaggccgggtgcagtggctcacgcctgtaatcccaacactttgggaggctgggatgggcggatcacctgcagtcaggagtttgagaccagcctggccaacatggggaaaccccacctgtactaaaaatacaaaaattag includes the following:
- the LOC105464373 gene encoding phosphomannomutase 1; the encoded protein is MAVTAQGSRRKERVLCLFDVDGTLTPARQKIDPEVAAFLQKLRSRVQIGVVGGSDYSKIAEQLGDGDEVIEKFDYVFAENGTVQYKHGRLLSKQTIQNHLGEELLQDLINFCLSYMALLRLPKKRGTFIEFRNGMLNISPIGRSCTLEERIEFSELDKKEKIREKFVEALKTEFAGKGLRFSRGGMISFDVFPEGWDKRYCLDSLDQDSFDTIHFFGNETSPGGNDFEIFADPRTVGHSVVSPQDTVQRCREIFFPETAHEA